The stretch of DNA GGTAGTGATTTTCCTTCAAAAATGCCCATACCATAGCAATAAAAGGCTAACGATCGTTTAGCGGTTACTTTTGGATCAAGTTGCCTTAATGAACCAGCGGCTGCATTACGAGGATTGGCAAAAATTTTCTCACCGCGTTTTTGCGCATCTTGATTTAATTTATCAAAGCCTTGATGAGTCATAAATACTTCGCCGCGTACTTCTAACCTTGCCGGAATATCATCACCCGTTAATGCGAGAGGTATGGCTCGAATAGTTTTGATATTTTCACTAATATCCTCACCAACAGTGCCATCACCACGCGTTGCTGCGCGAATAAATTTACCCTTTTCATATAATAAACTCACCGCTAAACCATCAAGTTTAAGCTCACAGCAATACTCAACATCGCTATCACCTAAATTAGCACGTTCACGCACCCTTTTATCAAATGCCATAAAACTATCTTGGTCAAAGACATTGTCTAATGATAACATCGGCATTTCATGTTTGATGGTTTTAAATTGACTTAATGCAATGCCGCCAACACGTTGGGTGGGGGATTCTGGCGTGATAAACTCAGGATAATGTTGTTCGAGTGTGGTAAGGTTAGCGATTAACTTATCGTACTCAGCATCAGGAATTTTAGGATCATCTAATACATAATACTGATACTCATGTTGCCTAATAATTTGGCGTAACTGGGCTATTTGATTTTCTATCTCGGTTGGGCTTTGTTTCGTATTCATCTAACACTCATGTGATCATATTATGGCTGATTTAAACATCTGGTTAATTAACCAGATTATTCTTGAGTAACAGCTTTAATTCGACTCTTATAACTATCTATTTTTTGTGGGGTAAGCATATGGCGATTATCATCAAGTACCACGCCATTAACGTCATCAGCGATGCGCTGCGCTGATTGCAACATTAACTTAAAGTTTTGTGCAGTATTACCGTAAGATGGAACCATCATAAAAATTGAAATACCCGGCGTTGTAAATTCATGCATTGTTTCTGGATCTAGAGTTCCTGGCTTCACCATATTAGCCAAACTAAATAATACAGGACCATTACCCGCGGGATCTAAGTGGCGATGGAAAATTTGCATTTCACCGAATTGAAATCCAGATTGAACAATACTACTTAATAATAAGTCTCCTCGAATATTCTCATCATTAAGACCAACAATATGTAAAATAAGCACATCTGTTTTTTTAGTTTCTGGCGATGTAACATTGGCAGGTTTAATAGCAGGCGAATACTCGTCTATTTTTATCGACTTATCATGGTTTATATTCGGATCGATATAATTAGTTTTATTATCAGCAATGATAGGATCAACGATACTTTCTTTCGGTTTATAGGCAGATCCCTCATCAACAAAAAAATCTTGCTGAACAGGTTTTAAATCAGCATTTGAATCATCAAATAACTCAATGTTTATTTCTGTGTTGGTATTTTGTTTAGTTGAAATAACTCTAACATCACTAACACCATCTAAAAAACCATCGTCAAGCTGGTGATCAGAGTGACTAAAACTACTTTTATTATTTTTTTTACTTTTTGATGCATCAAAAATAGATGAACGCTCTTTTTTATTAATCCAAAAGCCATGAATTAATAGTGCAATTATTACCAAAGAAGCAATAATAATTAGCACAATACGTAAGTTATCCATAATACCAATCTCTGTATTAATTTAATGTTACTATATTACTGTATTTAAACATAAATACTCAAGTAACTTGAATCCATAATTATAATTTTCGAGCAATGTATTGCTCTATCGACCTAAAAATGCGTAAATTTTACTATAAATAGATAATTTCCTTATTAAGGATAACGTATTATCAATAATACCATTACCAATGTCATGTTTATTTTTAGTACTCTGTGCTATCGTTGTAATTGTCACTTACATTAAAAGTTAAATTTCTGTAGAATTCTACCCTATTTGAAAAAAAATTTATTTATTGAATTAACCAATAAGTAGATATAGGCGTTATTGATTTTACCGAGGTTATTTTTATATGAAATTGAAAAAAGCATTATTCCCTATCACGTTAGCATTAGCTTTGGGTAGTAGTTTACTATTAACGGCTTGTGATAACCAAAATTCTAATGAAGAATTAGTTAAACTCCCATCGGTAAATGTCACCGTCTTTGAGACGCAGCCTTTGGACTATACAATAAAAGTCGCATTACCTGCTCGAGTTGTTGCATCTCAAATAGCTGAAATTAGGCCACAAGTTAATGGTATTATTTTAAAAAGAGAATTTGACGAAAGTAGTGATGTAACTGAAGGTCAATCACTTTATCAAATCGATCCCGCTCTTTATCAAGCTAATTATGATAGTGCATTAGCAAGCGTTGCAAGTGCAGAGGCGAGTGCGAAGCTTTCTCAATTAACACTTAATCGTTATAAAAATCTATTAACCAATAAATCTATCAGTCAACAAGACTACGATAAAGCGGCGGCTGATGCGCAGCAAGCAAACGCTGCGGTATTAGTTGCTAAAGCCAATTTGAACACTGCAAAAGTCAATTTAGACTATACTAAAGTATACTCGCCAATTGACGGTTATATTGGTAAATCAAACGTAACTGAAGGTGCATTAGTAGCCGCTGGTCAATCTACTGCAATGGCAATTGTGCAAAAAATTGATCCAATTTACGTTGATATGACCCAAGCTGTATCAGTTTTTGAGAAAAATGAAAACGAGCGCAATAAAGTTTACACTCCAGATGAAAAAGTTGAAATATTTTTCAATGATGGCTCAAAATACTCATCTGATGGCAAAATTATATTCTCAGATAAAAATGTAAATGAAACAACTGGTACCGTCGTACTACGCGCTGCATTTAGTAATCCTAATGCCCAACTATTACCGGGTATGTTCTTAAAACCTCTTTTAACCTTAGGTAATATTAAAGAAGCAATTTTAGTACCTCAAAAAGGGATCACAAGTGATCAGGCTGGTAATTATACAACGATTGTTGCTGTGCCTATTGCGGCAGATAAAGAAGTCGATGTAATTAGTGAGGCAATACTTGCTCACGAATTAATTCCATACGATAAAAATAATGCGCAAGCTAAAAAAGATGCACAAGATAAAGCAGTTATCGAAGCTCAAAAAATTATCAAAGCACAAAAAGATAGTGACAAAAAAGATAAGACTTTTTACTACTTTGAAAAACGAGATGATATTGAAGTCTACTCAGGTATTTCAGGCTATTGGATTGTAACCAAAGGAATAAATGCTGGCGAGAAAGTCGTTGTTAGTGGACTACTTAATTTAACTAGCGTACAACCAGGCAGTACTGATGCAAAAATATTCGCTAATCTTGTTGCCGAGCCGACGTCATTGTCTCAAACACAACTAGATGAAATGATTGAGAATAACGTTAAGTAGGA from Orbaceae bacterium lpD04 encodes:
- the zipA gene encoding cell division protein ZipA, whose amino-acid sequence is MDNLRIVLIIIASLVIIALLIHGFWINKKERSSIFDASKSKKNNKSSFSHSDHQLDDGFLDGVSDVRVISTKQNTNTEINIELFDDSNADLKPVQQDFFVDEGSAYKPKESIVDPIIADNKTNYIDPNINHDKSIKIDEYSPAIKPANVTSPETKKTDVLILHIVGLNDENIRGDLLLSSIVQSGFQFGEMQIFHRHLDPAGNGPVLFSLANMVKPGTLDPETMHEFTTPGISIFMMVPSYGNTAQNFKLMLQSAQRIADDVNGVVLDDNRHMLTPQKIDSYKSRIKAVTQE
- a CDS encoding efflux RND transporter periplasmic adaptor subunit, translated to MKLKKALFPITLALALGSSLLLTACDNQNSNEELVKLPSVNVTVFETQPLDYTIKVALPARVVASQIAEIRPQVNGIILKREFDESSDVTEGQSLYQIDPALYQANYDSALASVASAEASAKLSQLTLNRYKNLLTNKSISQQDYDKAAADAQQANAAVLVAKANLNTAKVNLDYTKVYSPIDGYIGKSNVTEGALVAAGQSTAMAIVQKIDPIYVDMTQAVSVFEKNENERNKVYTPDEKVEIFFNDGSKYSSDGKIIFSDKNVNETTGTVVLRAAFSNPNAQLLPGMFLKPLLTLGNIKEAILVPQKGITSDQAGNYTTIVAVPIAADKEVDVISEAILAHELIPYDKNNAQAKKDAQDKAVIEAQKIIKAQKDSDKKDKTFYYFEKRDDIEVYSGISGYWIVTKGINAGEKVVVSGLLNLTSVQPGSTDAKIFANLVAEPTSLSQTQLDEMIENNVK